A window of the Methylobacterium sp. FF17 genome harbors these coding sequences:
- a CDS encoding type IV secretory system conjugative DNA transfer family protein gives MRLKGWLLSTALCLAGHPAAAQVANMYCAQNPAACAPVSTGYGAGYGGAFGGYAAPGYGGYGAGYGGGYATPGYGGYGTGYGGYGGPGYGGYPPPGYYGPGGIAQANALAQIANGPRSLPGQDGPQPFPPNLGDNQPAPAPPHPANPDFSRYSAGVFGDANRPTKVVQRTARSTGIQDGYREESRRIAAYLDTPEISARLDQRYPFAAVMVGPDIVAPVVSELREVRQTPNRTLLVTTLGSFEILRDARVTVQPPNWRDYLTVAPPPEAKTTWTPPKGDVEQANWDVGYKGGLDVGVAQARAAFDDGLARLDRDFAGMRRYHDLAAQGAVSLPIVKTRATALKVGRDGRSAAVEQRLLKIVVAPKFLRTASAAAVAAE, from the coding sequence ATGCGCCTGAAGGGATGGCTCCTCTCCACCGCTCTATGCCTCGCCGGCCATCCGGCCGCGGCCCAGGTCGCCAATATGTACTGCGCCCAGAACCCGGCCGCCTGCGCTCCGGTCTCGACCGGCTACGGCGCGGGCTACGGTGGGGCCTTTGGCGGCTACGCTGCCCCGGGTTACGGTGGCTACGGCGCCGGTTATGGCGGCGGCTACGCCACTCCCGGCTATGGCGGCTACGGCACCGGCTACGGCGGCTACGGCGGGCCCGGCTACGGCGGGTATCCGCCGCCGGGCTATTACGGCCCCGGCGGCATCGCCCAGGCCAACGCCCTCGCCCAGATCGCCAACGGCCCGCGCAGCCTGCCCGGCCAGGACGGCCCGCAGCCCTTCCCGCCCAACCTCGGCGACAACCAGCCGGCGCCCGCGCCGCCGCACCCGGCCAACCCCGATTTCAGCCGCTACTCGGCCGGGGTGTTCGGCGACGCCAACCGCCCGACCAAGGTGGTCCAACGCACGGCACGTTCGACCGGCATCCAGGACGGCTACCGCGAGGAGTCGCGGCGGATCGCCGCCTACCTCGACACGCCCGAGATCAGCGCCCGGCTCGACCAGCGCTACCCGTTCGCGGCGGTGATGGTCGGACCCGACATCGTGGCCCCGGTGGTGTCCGAGCTGCGCGAGGTACGCCAGACCCCGAACCGCACCCTCCTCGTCACCACGCTCGGGAGCTTCGAGATCCTGCGCGACGCGCGGGTCACGGTGCAGCCGCCGAACTGGCGCGACTATCTCACCGTGGCGCCGCCTCCGGAGGCCAAGACGACGTGGACCCCGCCGAAGGGGGATGTGGAGCAGGCCAACTGGGACGTCGGCTACAAGGGCGGCCTGGACGTCGGCGTGGCCCAGGCCAGGGCTGCCTTCGACGACGGCCTGGCGCGGCTCGACCGGGACTTCGCCGGCATGCGCCGCTACCACGACCTCGCCGCGCAGGGCGCGGTCAGCCTGCCGATCGTCAAGACCCGCGCCACCGCCCTCAAGGTCGGCCGGGACGGCCGCTCGGCCGCGGTCGAGCAGCGCCTCCTCAAGATCGTCGTCGCCCCGAAATTCCTCCGCACCGCCTCTGCGGCCGCCGTGGCCGCGGAGTGA
- a CDS encoding DotH/IcmK family type IV secretion protein yields the protein MLGGTKGVILKPGEISEIRRAVQEAQGAGTFPGRDGRMPRPEPRLLSVTQEIGRAAPETLHLAYGVLSPITFVDAKGAPWPIASVAYDPRLFAQDGVGCGTDAAMGTSQVAAAAGSDRPTSINLMPCRFDTWGNILIRLENVPYPIPLMILSGSSETVDIPVTVRVAGTSPLVPVKVASGSPGPARKGGGPPAGPGRGAGPPDTTALLHLFGAGTPPAGAQALVANGAQAWLYRERMYVRVQGTLVSPQPVASADAASGYRVYEFLRPASRLVAEQGDGAETAISIEF from the coding sequence ATGCTCGGCGGCACGAAGGGCGTGATCCTCAAGCCCGGCGAGATCTCGGAGATCCGCCGCGCGGTGCAGGAGGCGCAAGGGGCCGGCACCTTCCCGGGCCGCGACGGGCGCATGCCCCGGCCCGAGCCCCGGCTGCTGAGCGTGACGCAGGAGATCGGCCGGGCGGCGCCGGAGACCCTGCATCTGGCCTACGGGGTCTTGAGCCCGATCACCTTCGTCGACGCCAAGGGCGCGCCCTGGCCGATCGCCTCGGTCGCCTACGATCCCCGCCTGTTCGCGCAGGACGGCGTCGGCTGCGGGACGGACGCCGCGATGGGCACGAGCCAGGTCGCGGCGGCGGCCGGATCGGACCGGCCGACCTCGATCAACCTGATGCCCTGCCGGTTCGACACCTGGGGCAACATCCTGATCCGGCTGGAGAATGTCCCCTACCCGATCCCCCTGATGATCCTGTCCGGGTCGAGCGAGACCGTGGACATCCCGGTCACCGTGCGCGTGGCCGGCACCTCGCCGCTCGTGCCGGTCAAGGTGGCCTCGGGGAGCCCCGGCCCGGCGCGCAAGGGCGGCGGGCCGCCGGCTGGCCCGGGCCGGGGCGCTGGCCCGCCCGACACGACGGCGCTGCTGCACCTGTTCGGCGCCGGCACGCCTCCGGCCGGGGCGCAGGCGCTGGTCGCCAACGGGGCGCAGGCCTGGCTCTACCGCGAGCGGATGTACGTGCGCGTCCAGGGCACGCTGGTGAGCCCGCAGCCGGTCGCCTCGGCCGACGCCGCGTCCGGCTACCGGGTCTACGAGTTCCTGCGCCCGGCCTCGCGCCTCGTCGCCGAGCAGGGCGACGGCGCCGAGACCGCCATCAGCATCGAGTTCTAG
- a CDS encoding type IV pilus twitching motility protein PilT — MLWTGATRYPEEDIVVHGRDEVSRLLVHAVAIDASDVIFQSGRPVLASVHGHLFALTRVWLQPSTLARIATELTATDSIMSKLYSGQDFDRAITIEDRAGAVREVAPVRHRFRVNVTAGYYEGDVGVQIVNRYIPADPPTVTTVGVEPEIVAESTPAQGAVIVAGETGSGKTTTLAALMRRILEEPTPIHGNILSYEAPIEFVFEAVASATCTVMQHEIGLHLPSFAAGVRNSLRRKPALIMVGELRDMDTILASVEAAQTGHPIYTTTHANDVAHILRRLTLKFPADLQVQAFHDVLASTHLLVSQLLVPRVGGGRVCLREWQVLTDRVRREVARAGMAEAVDTLRAIIGRGEDGRSMKVTVLAALEQGAIDVKTARRVLDRYGYRDARLAA, encoded by the coding sequence ATGCTCTGGACCGGCGCCACCCGCTACCCCGAGGAGGACATCGTCGTGCATGGCCGCGACGAGGTCTCCCGCCTCCTCGTCCATGCCGTCGCGATCGACGCCTCGGACGTCATCTTCCAGTCCGGCCGGCCGGTGCTGGCCTCCGTCCACGGCCACCTCTTCGCGCTGACCCGGGTCTGGCTGCAGCCGAGCACGCTCGCGCGCATCGCCACCGAGCTGACCGCGACCGACTCGATCATGTCTAAGCTCTACTCGGGCCAGGACTTTGATCGCGCCATCACGATCGAGGACCGGGCCGGGGCCGTTCGCGAGGTCGCGCCGGTCCGGCACCGGTTCAGGGTCAACGTCACCGCCGGCTACTACGAGGGCGACGTCGGCGTGCAGATCGTCAACCGGTACATCCCGGCCGATCCACCGACCGTCACGACGGTCGGCGTCGAGCCCGAGATCGTCGCGGAATCGACCCCGGCCCAGGGCGCCGTGATCGTGGCCGGCGAGACCGGCTCGGGCAAGACCACGACGCTCGCCGCCCTGATGCGCCGGATCCTCGAGGAGCCGACGCCGATCCACGGCAACATCCTCAGCTACGAGGCGCCGATCGAGTTCGTGTTCGAAGCCGTGGCGTCGGCGACCTGCACCGTCATGCAGCACGAGATCGGCCTGCACCTGCCCTCGTTCGCCGCCGGCGTGCGCAACTCGCTGCGGCGCAAGCCCGCGCTCATCATGGTGGGCGAGCTGCGCGACATGGACACGATCCTGGCCAGCGTCGAGGCGGCCCAGACCGGCCATCCGATCTACACCACGACGCATGCCAACGACGTCGCCCACATCCTGCGCCGGTTGACGCTGAAATTCCCGGCCGACCTCCAGGTCCAAGCCTTCCACGACGTGCTCGCGAGCACGCACCTCCTCGTCTCGCAGCTCTTGGTGCCGCGGGTCGGCGGCGGCCGGGTCTGCCTGCGCGAGTGGCAGGTCCTCACCGACCGGGTCCGGCGCGAGGTGGCCCGGGCCGGCATGGCCGAGGCCGTCGACACCCTGCGGGCGATCATCGGGCGGGGCGAGGACGGCCGCTCGATGAAGGTCACCGTCCTGGCCGCGCTGGAGCAGGGCGCGATCGACGTGAAGACCGCCCGCCGCGTCCTCGACCGCTACGGATACCGCGATGCCCGTCTCGCGGCGTAG
- a CDS encoding YcbK family protein, with the protein MPVSRRSLLSGLAALAALPACGLDRAYAAALAGAVALPPPVRLWLRREGTGEEVSAIVRTPDGDYARDLLMLSWLLRDVRDASAAVWIDPRLFDLLAAVQGAMSAVHGAVVPLIVTSGYRTPRHNAGLEGAARDSLHLAGRAVDLKAAGYAPDALAVAGALCGRGGVGIYASFCHLDIGQARAWAGGRRAPPAGQPAPGTPITKPKEPA; encoded by the coding sequence ATGCCCGTCTCGCGGCGTAGCCTGCTCTCCGGCCTCGCGGCGCTCGCCGCCCTGCCCGCCTGCGGGCTCGACCGGGCCTACGCCGCGGCGCTCGCCGGCGCCGTCGCCCTACCCCCGCCCGTGCGGCTGTGGCTACGGCGCGAGGGCACCGGCGAAGAGGTGAGCGCGATCGTCCGGACGCCGGACGGCGACTACGCGCGCGACCTCCTCATGCTGTCCTGGCTCCTGCGCGATGTCCGCGACGCCAGCGCGGCGGTCTGGATCGACCCGCGCCTGTTCGACCTCCTCGCCGCGGTCCAAGGGGCGATGAGCGCGGTCCATGGCGCCGTCGTGCCGCTGATCGTGACCTCCGGCTACCGCACGCCCCGGCACAACGCCGGCCTCGAGGGTGCGGCCCGGGACTCGCTCCACCTCGCCGGCCGGGCGGTCGACCTCAAGGCGGCCGGCTACGCCCCGGACGCCCTGGCGGTCGCCGGCGCGCTCTGCGGCCGCGGCGGGGTCGGGATCTACGCCTCGTTCTGCCACCTCGACATCGGCCAGGCCCGCGCCTGGGCCGGCGGACGCAGGGCGCCGCCGGCCGGGCAGCCGGCGCCCGGCACGCCGATCACGAAGCCGAAGGAGCCCGCATGA
- a CDS encoding DotI/IcmL family type IV secretion protein, translating to MKSADLISREVDAGRMMLRNQWYWILLLAVFLCISLVVNLLLFYNAFYRYPIKQFIWTSDAQAVCEAIPLSEPNISQARLKEFAVSSAVELNSYDYANWRALINNALSQSFTPKGRDRYRAALQESGIIQKVVLGYQTVSAVTTDPANIAEEGKASGRYYWRVEVPLQIFYRTNVETKVERRLLTMTIVRIDPSPINPNGIAIDSVISTQQLTGQVAP from the coding sequence ATGAAGTCGGCCGATCTCATCTCCCGCGAGGTCGATGCCGGCCGGATGATGCTGCGGAACCAGTGGTACTGGATCCTGCTACTCGCAGTATTTCTCTGCATCTCGCTCGTCGTCAACCTGCTGCTGTTCTACAACGCCTTCTACCGCTACCCGATCAAGCAGTTCATCTGGACGTCGGACGCGCAGGCCGTCTGCGAGGCGATCCCGCTCTCCGAGCCCAACATTTCTCAGGCACGGTTGAAAGAATTCGCGGTCTCCTCGGCCGTCGAGCTGAACAGCTACGACTATGCCAACTGGCGCGCGCTCATCAACAACGCGCTCAGCCAGTCGTTCACCCCGAAGGGACGCGACCGCTACCGCGCGGCCCTGCAGGAGAGCGGGATCATCCAGAAAGTCGTGCTCGGCTACCAGACCGTCTCAGCCGTCACCACGGATCCGGCCAACATTGCCGAGGAAGGCAAGGCATCCGGCCGATACTACTGGCGGGTCGAAGTGCCCTTGCAGATCTTCTATCGCACCAACGTCGAGACCAAGGTCGAGCGCCGTCTCCTGACGATGACGATCGTGCGGATCGATCCCTCTCCGATCAATCCGAACGGCATCGCGATCGACTCGGTGATCTCGACGCAGCAACTGACCGGTCAGGTGGCGCCATGA
- a CDS encoding thioredoxin domain-containing protein yields MTDTLAKLEAVSDIPAGTPEGRVATIFFDPRCPYCHAAFTALHGRIAARWVPVVVLGEPEAGNRMAAAILASPDRVAALKSAFDAKLTPAAPVGPETAAKLAENREAFASIFAAAPQLRPGVPTMFVPRPDGRLAIMVGYEPGDDAKLRAVLTGS; encoded by the coding sequence GTGACGGACACCTTGGCCAAGCTCGAAGCCGTCTCCGACATCCCGGCCGGAACGCCGGAGGGCCGGGTGGCGACGATCTTCTTCGATCCGCGCTGCCCGTACTGCCACGCCGCGTTCACCGCCCTGCACGGCCGGATCGCGGCGCGCTGGGTGCCGGTCGTGGTCCTGGGCGAGCCGGAGGCGGGCAACCGCATGGCGGCAGCGATCCTCGCGAGCCCGGACCGGGTCGCGGCCCTCAAGAGCGCCTTCGACGCGAAGCTCACCCCCGCCGCTCCGGTCGGTCCGGAGACCGCGGCCAAGCTCGCCGAGAACCGGGAGGCCTTTGCCTCGATCTTCGCCGCCGCCCCGCAACTCCGGCCCGGGGTTCCCACCATGTTCGTGCCGCGCCCGGACGGGCGGCTGGCGATCATGGTCGGCTACGAGCCGGGCGATGACGCCAAGCTGCGCGCCGTCCTGACCGGAAGCTGA
- a CDS encoding Fic/DOC family protein, with protein MSADPYVYEDSDVLRNRAHIRDPEALAEREQIVSFRALVQMQKEPVLGQFDQAHFAAVHKRLFGQIYPWAGETRTVELWKPEIVLNGRSVAYSPPTVIEQHMRTALASLKREEPGNLKESRPAIRFAQTMAALWQAHPFREGNTRTLLAFMEQYARHHKQPLDQALINRVPSETRDALVLATRGQIRPLSEMVRNARYSEEQRAHPVLGRLSAEAFEATRLMGAPRIVLPEPGTQVRGQVVATSYHHALVREARQISAVPLHAFHAMPQNNQRVDVRVLAEGERLDRSGPREEAVRSQVTGRVLIPATYLLLAGQGPEDAARNRIEIPGPSEALAEALQTRAPREIAAEPRLVAEVRRIDQSLIERFGHQGSALLVEGSAGEARTLLPPNQNLEEIRAVLKPLFKAVVADDRLQTALAQQQTLGRDEPQLGRSV; from the coding sequence ATGAGCGCGGACCCTTACGTCTACGAGGACAGCGACGTCCTGAGGAACCGGGCGCACATCCGGGATCCGGAGGCCCTGGCCGAACGCGAGCAGATCGTCTCGTTCCGGGCGCTGGTCCAGATGCAGAAGGAGCCCGTGCTCGGCCAGTTCGACCAGGCGCACTTCGCCGCCGTGCACAAGCGGCTGTTCGGCCAGATCTACCCGTGGGCGGGCGAGACCCGCACCGTCGAGCTGTGGAAGCCGGAGATCGTCCTCAACGGCCGCAGCGTCGCCTACAGCCCGCCGACCGTGATCGAGCAGCATATGCGGACCGCCCTTGCCAGCCTGAAGCGGGAGGAGCCGGGAAACCTCAAGGAGAGCCGGCCCGCGATCCGTTTCGCCCAGACCATGGCGGCGCTCTGGCAGGCTCACCCGTTCCGGGAGGGCAACACCCGCACCCTTCTGGCGTTCATGGAGCAGTACGCCCGCCACCACAAACAGCCCCTCGACCAGGCCCTCATCAACCGGGTGCCGAGCGAGACCCGCGACGCCCTGGTGCTCGCCACCCGCGGCCAGATCCGGCCCCTCTCCGAGATGGTCCGCAATGCGAGGTACTCGGAGGAGCAGCGCGCCCACCCGGTGCTCGGGCGCCTCTCGGCCGAGGCGTTCGAGGCGACACGCCTGATGGGCGCTCCGCGCATCGTCCTGCCGGAGCCGGGAACCCAGGTCCGCGGGCAGGTGGTCGCGACGAGCTACCACCACGCCCTCGTGCGCGAGGCGCGTCAGATCTCGGCGGTGCCGCTGCACGCCTTCCACGCCATGCCGCAGAACAACCAGCGCGTCGACGTGCGCGTGCTGGCCGAGGGCGAGCGCCTCGATCGCAGTGGGCCGCGCGAGGAAGCGGTGCGCAGCCAGGTCACCGGGCGCGTCCTGATCCCGGCGACCTACCTGCTGCTCGCCGGCCAGGGACCGGAGGATGCGGCGCGCAACCGGATCGAGATCCCCGGTCCGAGCGAGGCCCTGGCCGAAGCCCTGCAGACCCGTGCGCCCAGGGAGATCGCCGCCGAGCCACGGCTGGTCGCCGAGGTGCGCCGGATCGACCAGAGCCTGATCGAGCGGTTCGGCCACCAGGGCTCCGCCCTGCTGGTCGAGGGCAGTGCCGGTGAGGCCAGGACCCTGCTGCCCCCCAACCAGAACCTGGAGGAGATCCGCGCCGTGCTCAAACCGCTGTTCAAGGCGGTGGTCGCGGACGACCGGCTGCAGACGGCGCTCGCCCAGCAGCAGACGCTCGGCCGGGACGAGCCGCAGCTCGGACGCTCGGTATGA
- a CDS encoding DotG/IcmE/VirB10 family protein, whose translation MIDMKTSAALGGVVLVAALGSAAFILSDAPGIDRGAGGASEIRGTTPNPVNNMMQPVGKAEADRRAGVNRQAADERAGTGKPYVAPTVIAESRGAQLGEMPDANPPPALRPVEPVPPVVQERIVYRDRDVVQVVYKDVPVQPTADPEQVAAINEQIKALLKPSPGGFVVRSFAKGERPKPPEPRAAAAPVVTGPFGPGVRHATVARAGDVAYAVLDRGFNSDDPGAPIFATIVDLDERQQPGPLNGIRLMGQIVYSQTQASIRFTTMILQDGRQGPMQAIAITVDQARTGVAEDVDNHVLERYGGLVVAGLLQGVGQVGQQLTQLNTQTVLGNGFAVQSGRNIDWITAGMGATLPVGQAMTSAAARSFSRPPTLSSPVNFPIGIVFLQPVVVPLDAARVAAGAGTGFGPDPAYGPGYRPETLPVSYVRRP comes from the coding sequence ATGATCGACATGAAAACGTCGGCCGCGCTCGGTGGCGTCGTCCTGGTGGCCGCGCTCGGCTCGGCCGCCTTCATCCTGTCCGACGCGCCGGGGATCGACCGGGGGGCCGGGGGCGCCTCCGAGATCCGGGGAACCACGCCGAACCCGGTCAACAACATGATGCAGCCGGTGGGCAAGGCCGAGGCCGACCGGCGCGCCGGGGTGAACCGGCAGGCCGCGGACGAGCGGGCCGGCACCGGCAAGCCCTACGTCGCCCCGACCGTGATCGCCGAGAGCCGGGGCGCGCAGCTCGGCGAGATGCCGGACGCCAACCCGCCACCGGCACTGAGGCCCGTCGAGCCGGTCCCGCCCGTGGTGCAGGAGCGGATCGTCTACCGCGACCGCGACGTGGTGCAGGTCGTCTACAAGGACGTGCCGGTCCAGCCCACAGCCGACCCCGAGCAGGTCGCGGCGATCAACGAGCAGATCAAGGCGCTCCTGAAGCCGAGCCCGGGTGGGTTCGTGGTCCGCTCCTTCGCCAAGGGCGAGCGGCCCAAGCCCCCCGAGCCGCGGGCCGCCGCGGCGCCGGTGGTGACCGGGCCGTTCGGGCCGGGCGTGCGGCACGCGACCGTGGCGCGCGCCGGCGACGTCGCCTACGCGGTGCTCGACAGGGGATTCAACTCGGACGATCCGGGCGCGCCGATCTTCGCCACCATCGTCGACCTCGACGAGCGCCAGCAACCCGGTCCGCTCAACGGCATCCGGCTGATGGGCCAGATCGTCTACTCGCAGACGCAAGCCTCGATCCGATTCACCACCATGATCCTGCAGGACGGCCGCCAGGGCCCGATGCAGGCGATCGCCATCACGGTCGACCAGGCCCGCACGGGCGTCGCCGAGGACGTCGACAACCACGTGCTCGAACGCTACGGCGGCCTCGTCGTCGCCGGGCTGCTTCAGGGCGTCGGCCAGGTCGGCCAGCAGCTCACCCAGCTCAACACCCAGACCGTGCTGGGCAACGGCTTCGCGGTGCAGTCGGGCCGCAACATCGACTGGATCACCGCCGGCATGGGCGCGACCCTGCCGGTCGGGCAGGCGATGACCTCCGCGGCGGCGCGCTCGTTCAGCCGGCCCCCGACCTTGTCCTCGCCAGTGAATTTCCCGATCGGCATCGTCTTCCTGCAGCCGGTCGTGGTGCCGCTCGATGCCGCCCGGGTCGCGGCCGGCGCCGGCACCGGGTTCGGGCCTGACCCGGCCTACGGTCCAGGCTACCGGCCCGAGACCCTGCCCGTCTCCTACGTGAGGCGGCCATGA